A genomic window from Nocardioides sp. BP30 includes:
- a CDS encoding LytR C-terminal domain-containing protein, producing the protein MLTGARTLLTLVVVALLVVVIGGWGFALLTKPFPKKADAPVCSSASVNVGDHVFPAQVTVSVLNASKREGLAGRTMTALKDGGFAEGHSGNAASGTKVGSVQIWTEDPASPAVKLVAAWLPGAKVVRKSVAEPGVVVVVGDKFGAVGTGPKSITAATNATICSPTLS; encoded by the coding sequence GTGCTGACCGGTGCCCGGACCCTGCTGACCCTCGTCGTGGTCGCTCTCCTCGTCGTGGTGATCGGCGGGTGGGGCTTCGCCCTGCTCACCAAGCCGTTCCCGAAGAAGGCGGACGCGCCGGTCTGCAGCTCGGCCAGCGTCAACGTCGGCGACCACGTCTTCCCGGCGCAGGTGACGGTCAGCGTGCTGAACGCGTCCAAGCGCGAGGGCCTGGCCGGGCGCACGATGACGGCGCTGAAGGACGGCGGGTTCGCGGAGGGCCACTCCGGCAACGCGGCCAGCGGCACCAAGGTCGGCAGCGTGCAGATCTGGACCGAGGATCCCGCCAGTCCCGCGGTCAAGCTGGTCGCCGCCTGGCTGCCCGGCGCCAAGGTGGTGCGCAAGTCGGTCGCGGAGCCGGGCGTCGTGGTCGTGGTCGGGGACAAGTTCGGCGCCGTGGGCACCGGGCCCAAGTCCATCACCGCCGCGACCAACGCCACGATCTGCAGCCCGACGCTCAGCTGA
- a CDS encoding potassium/proton antiporter, which produces MSVHELDLFLLVGSAVTLCAILAVRLTSVAGLPSLLVYLLMGVALGDAGFGIHFNDAELAHSLGFAALALILAEGGVTTSWRVLRPSMRLGMSLATIGVAVSVGVMAVGAHYLLGLPWELAVLLGAVTSPTDAAAVFSVLRVVPLPRRLTGALEAESGLNDAPTVVLVTLVSAGTVHDHAWWVVVLIIAGELVLGLVAGWLVGLAGAWILRRVSLPSSGLYSLSVLALCFLADAGASTLHGSGFAAIYVAALVLGNAELPHRQVTRGFAEGVAWLAQIGLFVMLGLLLSPATLEWSIVGKALVAGLLLTFVARPVAVLVAMVVQPLGVREGAFLSWAGLRGAVPVVLMTIPLADGVPGAVHLFDLVFVLVVVYTLITAPTLPLIARLLGLAQPHDPRAFELEVAVLERIAADLLQITITPRSRLHGVEVGELRLPRGASVSMVIREGESIAAEQRTVLKHGDDLLVVTPRPLREQTERRLRQVSRHGRLAGWVRSL; this is translated from the coding sequence ATGAGCGTCCACGAGCTCGACCTGTTCCTGCTCGTGGGGTCTGCCGTGACGCTGTGCGCGATCTTGGCGGTACGGCTCACGTCGGTGGCCGGGCTGCCCTCGTTGCTGGTCTACCTCCTGATGGGAGTCGCGCTCGGCGACGCGGGGTTCGGCATCCACTTCAACGACGCCGAGCTGGCCCACTCGCTGGGCTTCGCGGCGCTCGCGCTGATCCTGGCCGAGGGCGGCGTCACCACCTCGTGGCGGGTGCTGCGGCCCTCGATGCGCCTGGGCATGTCGCTGGCGACGATCGGTGTCGCGGTCTCGGTCGGGGTGATGGCGGTCGGAGCGCACTACCTGCTCGGGCTCCCGTGGGAGCTCGCGGTGCTGCTCGGTGCCGTGACCTCGCCGACGGATGCGGCCGCCGTCTTCTCGGTGCTGCGGGTGGTGCCCCTGCCGAGGAGGCTGACGGGGGCGCTCGAGGCGGAGTCCGGGCTCAACGACGCGCCGACGGTCGTGCTGGTGACCCTCGTCTCCGCCGGCACGGTGCACGACCACGCGTGGTGGGTCGTGGTGCTCATCATCGCCGGCGAGCTCGTCCTGGGGCTGGTCGCAGGATGGCTGGTCGGGCTGGCAGGAGCCTGGATCCTGCGACGGGTGTCGCTGCCCTCCTCGGGCCTGTACTCACTCAGCGTGCTGGCGCTGTGCTTCCTCGCCGACGCCGGTGCCTCGACGCTGCACGGCAGCGGCTTCGCCGCCATCTACGTCGCCGCGTTGGTGCTGGGCAACGCCGAGCTCCCGCATCGCCAGGTCACCCGCGGCTTCGCCGAGGGCGTCGCCTGGCTGGCCCAGATCGGGCTGTTCGTGATGCTCGGGCTGCTGCTCTCGCCGGCCACCCTGGAGTGGTCGATCGTGGGCAAGGCGCTGGTCGCCGGCCTCCTGCTGACCTTCGTCGCTCGGCCGGTGGCGGTCCTGGTCGCGATGGTGGTCCAGCCGCTGGGGGTGCGTGAGGGAGCGTTCCTCTCCTGGGCCGGGTTGCGCGGTGCGGTGCCCGTGGTGCTCATGACCATCCCGCTCGCCGACGGCGTACCCGGGGCGGTGCACCTGTTCGACCTGGTCTTCGTCCTGGTGGTCGTCTACACGCTGATCACGGCTCCGACCCTGCCCCTGATCGCCCGTCTGCTCGGATTGGCGCAGCCGCACGATCCTCGTGCGTTCGAGCTGGAGGTGGCGGTGCTGGAGCGTATCGCCGCCGACCTGCTGCAGATCACCATCACGCCGCGCTCGCGGCTGCACGGTGTCGAGGTCGGCGAGCTGCGGTTGCCGCGCGGTGCCTCGGTGTCGATGGTGATCCGCGAGGGTGAGTCGATCGCGGCCGAGCAGCGCACGGTGCTCAAGCACGGTGACGACCTGCTCGTGGTCACGCCGCGACCGCTGCGGGAGCAGACCGAGCGGCGGCTGCGTCAGGTCTCCCGGCACGGCCGGCTGGCCGGCTGGGTCCGCTCGCTCTAG
- a CDS encoding type II toxin-antitoxin system VapB family antitoxin: MIFKRVGASRPYPDHGLTAKDWAALPPRQLRLDELVTTKDTLQLGSLLDEDSTFYGDLFAHVVEWHGEYYLEDGLHRALRAALQQRLVLHARVHTLVSDPAAGTNA, translated from the coding sequence GTGATCTTCAAGCGCGTCGGAGCGAGCCGCCCCTATCCCGATCACGGTCTGACGGCGAAGGACTGGGCGGCCCTGCCGCCGCGCCAGCTGCGCCTCGACGAGCTCGTCACCACCAAGGACACGCTCCAGCTCGGCTCCCTGCTGGACGAGGACTCGACGTTCTACGGCGACCTGTTCGCCCACGTCGTGGAGTGGCACGGCGAGTACTACCTCGAGGACGGGCTCCACCGGGCGCTGCGAGCCGCCCTGCAGCAGCGGTTGGTGCTGCACGCCCGGGTGCACACCCTGGTGAGCGACCCCGCGGCTGGCACGAACGCCTAG
- a CDS encoding pyridoxal phosphate-dependent aminotransferase: MDARLPQAAADPQPAARQAHLQAHLQAQLQVARRANVPPFHVMDMIEAASRRQRERGDVLSLLAGQPLTGAPGPVTAEAVRLLQSGDPLGYTPATGILELREAIAEHHRRTHGLEVGPDDVVVTTGASGGFLLAFLAAFDAGDRVAMARPNYPCYRNVLTALGCEVVELPSGQRTRFQPTLEQLTRVPDLKGVVVASPANPTGTIMRPEELAAIATWCERHGVQLISDEIYHGIEYGAPADGPARTSSAWETSREAVVFASFSKYFSMTGWRIGWMLVPGRLRRAVDVLTGNFTICPPTLAQRAAVAAFTPESCAELDGHVARYATNRALLLDGLRSLGIDRLAPADGAFYVYADVSHLTDDTMSWARWLLDTHGVALAPGIDFDTEAGHRYVRMSFAGDTAEIGSALNRLSTAVRG; this comes from the coding sequence ATGGATGCCCGACTTCCCCAGGCCGCCGCGGACCCGCAGCCGGCGGCTCGCCAGGCCCACCTCCAGGCCCACCTCCAGGCCCAGCTCCAGGTCGCCAGGCGCGCCAACGTCCCGCCGTTCCACGTCATGGACATGATCGAGGCGGCGTCCCGCCGGCAACGGGAGCGCGGCGACGTCCTCAGCCTGCTCGCCGGCCAGCCGCTGACGGGCGCCCCGGGGCCGGTCACCGCCGAGGCCGTGCGCCTGCTGCAGAGCGGCGATCCTCTCGGATACACCCCCGCCACGGGCATCCTCGAGCTGCGCGAGGCCATCGCGGAACATCACCGGCGTACGCACGGGCTCGAGGTCGGTCCCGACGACGTGGTGGTGACGACCGGTGCCAGCGGTGGCTTCCTGCTGGCGTTCCTGGCCGCCTTCGACGCCGGCGACCGGGTCGCGATGGCGCGGCCCAACTATCCCTGCTACCGCAACGTGCTGACCGCCCTCGGCTGCGAGGTCGTCGAGCTGCCGAGCGGGCAGCGGACGAGGTTCCAGCCGACGCTGGAGCAGCTGACGCGCGTGCCCGACCTCAAGGGTGTCGTGGTGGCCAGCCCGGCCAACCCGACCGGCACGATCATGCGGCCCGAGGAGCTGGCGGCGATCGCTACCTGGTGCGAGCGTCACGGCGTGCAGCTGATCTCGGACGAGATCTACCACGGCATCGAGTACGGCGCCCCGGCCGACGGACCGGCCCGCACCAGCAGTGCCTGGGAGACCAGCCGCGAGGCGGTCGTCTTCGCCAGCTTCTCCAAGTACTTCTCCATGACGGGGTGGCGGATCGGCTGGATGCTCGTGCCCGGGCGGCTGCGCCGGGCCGTCGACGTGCTGACCGGAAACTTCACGATCTGCCCACCCACCTTGGCGCAGCGTGCCGCCGTCGCCGCGTTCACCCCCGAGTCCTGCGCCGAGCTGGACGGCCACGTGGCCCGGTACGCCACCAACCGGGCGCTGCTGCTCGACGGGCTGCGCAGCCTCGGCATCGACCGGCTGGCACCGGCCGACGGCGCCTTCTACGTCTACGCCGACGTCAGCCACCTGACCGACGACACGATGAGCTGGGCGAGGTGGCTGCTGGACACCCACGGCGTCGCCCTGGCGCCCGGGATCGACTTCGACACCGAGGCCGGCCACCGGTACGTGCGGATGAGCTTCGCCGGGGACACCGCCGAGATCGGCAGCGCGCTGAACCGGTTGTCCACAGCCGTGCGGGGCTGA